One window of Bacteroides sp. AN502(2024) genomic DNA carries:
- a CDS encoding PQQ-binding-like beta-propeller repeat protein, producing MKKIIYSLWFILTVVFTACEEDLPKASFELYELKSLTATAGDMNVTLSWEAYENARPNEYLILWTSGSSEEEGGEMTVDAKTMTATINNLVNDVTYTFSVQPRYAGGLASKTTVACTPKNARYPISDLTAAAGNGKVRLRWTKPASERFTRYQVTVNPGNQIINLDDISLEEYIVDGLTNDQEYTFNVVCVYPAGNSIAMETSATPGLIYPILTSTELVVWEPSTFAYNDMYFMAGEVKSVSWDFGDGTTSGENNPVHAFATTGTYTVTVTVTYVNNFTESGSLTVTVGNYKWNSVDLNFGGLTGYVKTSNPVFSPDGKTMYIPTSTPAGHLFAIDVVSGEFKWVFAISQITYGGGALVAPDGTIYQCVRNAAINNVYAINPNGTQKWAVKLDAAIGAFPALSADGILYCLTNKSTLYALDASSGAIKWQQSLDGVTGSAVAIDKAGNVYAGTSAAIYSFKPNKEQNWKLEEVNVTEQAAFALKDQVLYATLKGGGGLVAVDMTNGTKKWMYPITKGDAYFPIVDKDGNIYFTEKGSKTVHAVNASGSKIWEKNVGNNLTYIGGALSTDGILYIGTQSNNKVLGLDITDGNIVFEETVGQQVMAAVTIGPDKRLYCGTIGSNNIGSVKAFAINKTLATDSWSIRGGDIQGTNCQK from the coding sequence ATGAAAAAAATAATATATAGCTTGTGGTTCATTCTCACGGTAGTTTTCACTGCTTGTGAAGAAGATCTGCCAAAGGCAAGTTTCGAATTATATGAACTGAAGTCGCTGACAGCAACTGCCGGCGATATGAATGTGACTCTTTCCTGGGAAGCATATGAGAATGCCCGTCCGAATGAATATTTGATTCTTTGGACTTCCGGATCATCAGAAGAGGAAGGAGGTGAGATGACTGTGGATGCAAAAACAATGACTGCGACTATCAATAATCTGGTGAATGATGTTACTTACACTTTTTCTGTACAACCTCGTTATGCAGGAGGGTTGGCCAGTAAAACTACCGTTGCTTGTACGCCGAAGAATGCAAGATATCCGATTTCTGATCTGACGGCAGCAGCCGGCAATGGAAAAGTGCGTTTGAGATGGACGAAACCTGCAAGTGAACGTTTCACTCGCTATCAGGTTACCGTGAATCCCGGTAATCAAATTATCAATTTGGATGATATTTCATTGGAAGAATACATTGTTGATGGTTTGACTAACGATCAGGAATATACATTCAATGTAGTCTGTGTTTATCCTGCAGGCAATTCTATTGCGATGGAAACGTCTGCTACTCCCGGATTGATCTATCCTATTCTCACTAGTACGGAACTGGTTGTGTGGGAGCCTTCTACCTTTGCGTATAATGATATGTATTTCATGGCTGGCGAAGTGAAATCGGTTAGTTGGGATTTTGGGGATGGTACGACATCGGGAGAAAACAATCCGGTGCATGCTTTTGCTACTACCGGTACTTATACAGTGACCGTAACGGTGACTTATGTAAATAATTTCACCGAGTCGGGCAGTCTGACTGTCACGGTCGGCAATTATAAATGGAATTCTGTTGATTTGAACTTCGGTGGGCTTACCGGATATGTAAAGACCTCCAATCCGGTGTTCTCTCCGGATGGAAAAACAATGTATATTCCGACATCCACTCCTGCAGGTCATTTGTTTGCTATCGATGTAGTGAGTGGTGAATTCAAGTGGGTGTTTGCTATCAGTCAGATAACCTATGGGGGAGGTGCATTGGTGGCTCCTGATGGTACAATCTATCAGTGTGTAAGAAATGCCGCCATTAATAATGTATATGCCATTAATCCGAACGGAACTCAAAAGTGGGCTGTAAAATTGGATGCTGCGATAGGAGCTTTTCCTGCATTGTCGGCCGATGGTATTCTTTACTGTCTCACCAATAAGAGTACGCTGTATGCGTTGGATGCATCGAGTGGTGCTATTAAATGGCAACAATCACTTGACGGGGTAACCGGTAGTGCTGTGGCTATCGATAAAGCCGGGAATGTTTATGCAGGTACGAGCGCAGCTATTTATTCTTTTAAACCGAATAAAGAGCAGAACTGGAAATTGGAAGAAGTGAATGTGACAGAACAGGCTGCGTTTGCTTTGAAGGATCAGGTGCTTTATGCGACTTTAAAAGGAGGAGGTGGACTTGTTGCTGTTGATATGACAAACGGAACAAAGAAATGGATGTATCCGATTACAAAAGGAGACGCTTATTTCCCGATTGTTGATAAAGATGGTAATATCTATTTTACAGAAAAGGGATCGAAGACTGTTCATGCAGTAAATGCCAGCGGATCTAAAATCTGGGAGAAAAATGTGGGTAACAATTTAACTTACATTGGAGGTGCTTTGAGTACGGATGGCATTCTTTATATCGGTACCCAGTCGAATAACAAAGTGCTGGGACTTGATATCACCGATGGCAACATCGTTTTTGAGGAGACTGTGGGACAACAGGTCATGGCAGCTGTAACCATCGGTCCGGACAAACGGCTTTATTGCGGAACAATCGGATCTAATAATATCGGTTCTGTAAAGGCGTTTGCTATCAATAAGACATTAGCGACAGACTCCTGGAGTATTCGTGGTGGTGATATTCAAGGTACAAACTGTCAAAAGTAA
- a CDS encoding fimbrillin family protein, whose amino-acid sequence MKLFCNQQKVVGLLVLYSILLSACVNHISEEEADIVNNGNIPLKFIADIRGAVGTRMANNHFDEGDEVGLFALAGATTMQEERYVDNLRFVRSSNGEFESNESVYYPDDGATLNLISYYPYQTSGVGSGESTMQVAVSTTQNVADDYSHSDFLVASKEDVLASKEAVALTYNHQFFRLKIVLTPGEEENLEDMLSVKPTLSVSGFYTKTNYDFQKRTFSGYSEEKDIVPAGEWEIKDGRLIGKECILVPQEATPGYQYITLEVAGKLYISMLPATLQLISGKQRELEIQFVSAEDVLMSKVNGEIGDWDGTEVDHTESVALHKYIDVSKLTFERSNVYKVLHSGKQVAEICMEYLVTSAFSSQAIVVYPMKEDGSVNLSQGVVVQLLGKSGTVNGGSVSWNVEEHSLTYVDGTLPIRNNVYVMADGTVSLSVTTADDVLSVLALEDIVRDVRGGVIHNYPLVKIGTQYWMRDNLEASLYTDGEMLPKLDAVAANATGYLQSFTGNYYFYTADVALSGRILPTHWNIPNWEDWNLLKEYLKGDVSLIKSGTWLPLKTEEPVQPATNLSGFNGMPIGMYVGIFQSDYEKKHLGYWTLDNTNTEIAPTVFYIKSSTNIIEESNAGVGTKAFAIRCIRK is encoded by the coding sequence ATGAAATTATTTTGTAACCAGCAAAAGGTCGTGGGTTTACTTGTCCTTTATTCTATCTTACTTAGTGCTTGTGTAAACCATATTTCGGAAGAAGAGGCGGATATAGTTAATAATGGAAATATTCCATTAAAATTTATCGCTGATATTCGTGGGGCGGTTGGTACCCGCATGGCAAATAATCACTTTGATGAAGGGGATGAAGTTGGGTTGTTCGCTCTTGCCGGAGCTACTACAATGCAAGAAGAACGTTATGTGGATAATCTTCGTTTCGTACGTTCATCTAATGGTGAGTTTGAATCTAACGAGTCGGTATACTATCCGGATGATGGAGCAACGTTGAATCTGATCAGTTATTATCCTTATCAAACGAGTGGAGTGGGGAGTGGAGAGAGTACCATGCAGGTGGCGGTTTCAACGACTCAAAATGTGGCTGACGATTATTCACATTCAGATTTTCTGGTTGCTTCTAAAGAAGATGTGTTAGCCAGTAAGGAGGCGGTCGCTCTGACCTATAATCATCAGTTCTTTCGTCTGAAAATTGTTCTTACTCCTGGAGAGGAGGAGAATTTGGAAGATATGTTATCTGTTAAGCCTACGCTTTCTGTAAGTGGCTTTTATACTAAAACAAATTATGATTTTCAGAAAAGGACTTTCTCTGGTTATTCCGAAGAGAAAGATATTGTTCCCGCAGGGGAATGGGAGATAAAAGACGGCCGACTGATAGGAAAAGAATGTATTCTGGTACCGCAGGAGGCGACTCCGGGTTACCAATACATAACATTGGAAGTAGCAGGAAAGCTATATATAAGTATGTTACCGGCTACATTGCAATTAATAAGCGGAAAGCAGCGCGAATTGGAAATACAGTTTGTATCGGCCGAGGATGTCTTGATGAGCAAAGTGAATGGAGAAATCGGAGATTGGGATGGAACTGAAGTCGATCATACCGAATCGGTCGCGCTTCATAAATACATAGATGTTTCGAAGTTGACTTTTGAAAGGTCAAATGTGTATAAAGTGTTACATTCGGGAAAGCAAGTAGCCGAAATATGTATGGAGTATCTTGTTACTTCTGCATTTTCCTCGCAGGCAATCGTTGTCTATCCGATGAAAGAAGATGGTAGTGTGAATTTATCTCAAGGTGTGGTAGTACAGCTGCTAGGGAAATCGGGAACAGTGAATGGAGGAAGTGTTTCATGGAATGTGGAAGAACACTCATTGACCTATGTTGACGGGACTTTACCGATTCGTAATAATGTATATGTGATGGCAGATGGAACCGTTTCTTTATCTGTTACAACGGCAGATGACGTACTCTCTGTTTTGGCTTTGGAGGATATCGTTCGTGATGTACGTGGAGGAGTCATTCATAATTATCCGTTAGTGAAGATCGGAACTCAATATTGGATGCGGGATAATCTGGAGGCTTCTTTGTATACAGATGGTGAAATGCTGCCCAAATTGGATGCAGTAGCGGCAAATGCTACCGGATATTTGCAATCTTTTACCGGGAATTATTATTTCTATACCGCTGATGTTGCTCTTTCCGGTAGGATCCTGCCGACTCATTGGAATATACCGAACTGGGAAGACTGGAATCTTCTAAAAGAGTATCTGAAGGGAGATGTTTCGTTGATAAAATCAGGGACTTGGCTGCCTTTAAAGACCGAAGAGCCCGTACAACCTGCAACTAATTTATCCGGTTTTAATGGAATGCCTATAGGAATGTATGTGGGGATTTTCCAAAGTGATTATGAAAAGAAGCATTTGGGTTATTGGACGCTGGATAACACAAATACAGAGATAGCGCCTACCGTTTTTTATATAAAAAGTAGTACGAATATCATAGAAGAATCTAATGCCGGTGTTGGCACAAAAGCTTTTGCCATTCGTTGTATTAGAAAGTAA
- a CDS encoding MFS transporter, giving the protein MLKQFINFYKVSSPRPCNEEALSSSGLQHLHSDARRLKYLKWSTFLSATFGYGMYYVCRLSLNVVKKPIVDEGIFSETELGIIGSVLFFTYALGKFTNGFLADRSNINRFMTTGLLVTALVNLCLGFIHSFVLFALLWGISGWFQSMGAASCVVGLSRWFTDKERGSYYGFWSASHNIGEALTFLIVASIVSVLGWRYGFLGAGIVGLIGALIVWKFFHDTPESMGFPPVNAPKEKKEVSVTETTDFNKAQRQVLLMPAIWILALSSAFMYISRYAINSWGVFYLEAQKGYSTLDASFIISICPVCGIIGTMFSGIISDKLFGGRRNVPALIFGLMNVFALCLFLLVPGVHFGVDVLAMVLFGLGIGVLICFLGGLMAVDIAPRNASGAALGVVGIASYIGAGLQDVMSGILIEGQKTVQNGVDVYDFTYINCFWIGAALLSVLFALLVWNAKPKEKD; this is encoded by the coding sequence ATGTTGAAACAATTTATAAACTTTTACAAGGTCTCTTCACCGAGGCCTTGTAACGAGGAAGCTTTGTCTTCATCAGGCTTACAGCATCTTCATTCCGACGCCCGTCGCCTGAAATACTTGAAATGGTCTACTTTCCTTTCAGCCACTTTCGGTTACGGCATGTACTATGTGTGTCGTCTTAGCCTGAATGTCGTGAAGAAGCCCATCGTAGATGAAGGAATCTTCTCTGAAACGGAACTGGGAATTATCGGTTCGGTATTGTTCTTTACTTATGCCCTCGGAAAATTCACGAATGGTTTTTTGGCCGACCGTAGCAATATCAACCGTTTTATGACTACCGGTCTACTGGTAACTGCTTTAGTGAACCTGTGCCTCGGCTTTATCCATTCTTTTGTTCTGTTTGCTCTCCTTTGGGGGATTAGCGGTTGGTTCCAGTCTATGGGGGCTGCTTCTTGCGTAGTAGGGCTTTCCCGCTGGTTTACGGATAAGGAACGGGGTTCCTACTATGGATTCTGGTCTGCCAGCCACAATATCGGCGAAGCGTTGACTTTTCTGATTGTTGCGTCTATTGTTAGTGTATTGGGGTGGAGATACGGTTTCTTGGGGGCAGGTATCGTTGGTTTGATTGGTGCATTGATTGTCTGGAAGTTCTTTCATGACACTCCTGAAAGTATGGGCTTTCCTCCTGTGAATGCTCCCAAAGAGAAAAAGGAGGTGAGTGTGACGGAAACGACAGACTTTAATAAGGCTCAACGCCAGGTTTTGTTGATGCCTGCCATCTGGATACTGGCTCTTTCGAGTGCTTTTATGTATATCAGTCGTTATGCTATCAATAGCTGGGGCGTTTTTTATCTGGAAGCGCAGAAAGGATATTCCACGTTGGATGCCAGTTTCATTATTTCCATCTGTCCGGTCTGTGGTATCATCGGTACCATGTTTTCGGGAATCATTTCTGATAAACTATTTGGTGGTCGTCGTAATGTCCCTGCACTGATATTCGGATTGATGAATGTTTTTGCTCTCTGCCTGTTCCTGTTGGTTCCGGGGGTACATTTTGGGGTAGATGTACTTGCGATGGTTCTTTTCGGGTTGGGTATCGGAGTTCTCATCTGTTTTCTGGGTGGTCTGATGGCAGTCGATATTGCTCCCCGTAATGCTTCCGGTGCTGCATTGGGAGTGGTCGGCATTGCCAGTTATATTGGAGCCGGATTACAGGACGTAATGAGTGGTATTCTGATAGAGGGTCAGAAGACTGTTCAGAATGGAGTCGATGTTTATGATTTCACTTACATCAATTGCTTCTGGATTGGTGCGGCTCTACTGTCGGTACTTTTTGCGTTATTGGTTTGGAATGCAAAGCCAAAAGAGAAGGATTAG
- a CDS encoding MBL fold metallo-hydrolase: MDIIRKIQYLLFCLLAIGFVACDDDDNSSIETGHEGILTQLAEEVDVTAQQLWSSSPLMVNTERIATLTKLQGYADQCKDNYFVNYLNGFEQASTSMEKCDPILYFYRSAFDRVMDGIKNSKVENGTVAIWLLYNMGYVVKTPSGCFAIDISHRWAKELAPYIDFLCVTHKHSDHYNNDLIQAMFDLGKPVLSNYLKDKTYPYTAKGDKDYEIGKFKIKTCITDHNNAGLSNFVTVFSIDCGEDTGHFVFMHVGDSNYKPEQYTNLTSHVNVLIPRYAPNALTENNILGSGAGQVEPDYVLLSHILELAHAGVDESRWSLDMALERASRINCKQTYVPMWGEKLVWKNNKLN; the protein is encoded by the coding sequence ATGGATATAATAAGAAAAATACAATATTTGCTGTTTTGCCTTTTGGCAATAGGTTTTGTGGCTTGTGATGATGATGACAACAGCAGTATCGAAACAGGTCATGAAGGAATTCTTACGCAACTGGCAGAGGAAGTAGATGTCACTGCACAACAGTTGTGGAGTTCTTCTCCTTTGATGGTCAATACCGAACGTATCGCTACTTTGACCAAGCTCCAGGGATATGCGGATCAATGTAAAGATAATTATTTCGTCAATTATCTGAATGGTTTTGAACAGGCGAGTACGAGTATGGAAAAGTGTGATCCGATTCTTTATTTTTATCGGAGTGCATTTGATCGTGTGATGGATGGAATTAAAAACTCAAAAGTAGAAAATGGTACGGTAGCGATCTGGTTACTCTATAATATGGGATATGTGGTAAAAACTCCGTCAGGATGTTTTGCTATTGATATTTCCCATCGTTGGGCGAAAGAACTGGCACCTTATATTGATTTTCTCTGTGTTACCCACAAACATTCCGATCATTATAATAATGATCTTATCCAGGCTATGTTTGATTTGGGTAAACCGGTGTTGTCTAACTATTTGAAAGACAAGACATATCCTTACACTGCAAAGGGGGATAAGGATTATGAAATTGGAAAATTCAAGATTAAAACCTGTATCACAGATCATAACAATGCCGGGTTGTCTAATTTTGTGACAGTGTTTTCAATCGATTGCGGGGAAGATACCGGTCATTTCGTTTTTATGCATGTAGGAGACTCCAATTATAAACCGGAACAATATACGAATCTGACTTCTCATGTGAATGTATTGATACCGCGTTATGCTCCCAATGCACTGACCGAAAATAATATTCTGGGTTCTGGTGCGGGACAGGTGGAACCGGATTATGTCTTGTTATCACATATCTTGGAACTGGCTCATGCAGGTGTTGATGAATCGAGGTGGTCATTGGATATGGCACTCGAACGGGCTTCGAGGATTAACTGTAAACAGACTTATGTACCAATGTGGGGAGAGAAATTAGTCTGGAAAAACAATAAACTGAATTAA
- a CDS encoding DUF2490 domain-containing protein yields the protein MNKVILNAKTWLFFVLLFGISFSAWAQGDDFNTWTKFKVNHKIDPRFSVSGDLEWRMKDDVSKLDRWGLIVGGSYRPYSFLNLGIGYETHLRYLGDPGWKFRHRYHITATASFRYQWLKVAVRERFQQTFDSGNSETRLRSRLKFSYAPTKGIVSPYFSVEIYQSLDDASFWRADRMRYRPGVEIALAKRWSLDTFYCYQYASSQGRHIAGIEVGYSF from the coding sequence ATGAATAAAGTAATATTAAATGCTAAGACTTGGCTATTTTTTGTGCTATTGTTTGGAATATCATTTTCCGCATGGGCACAAGGTGATGATTTCAATACATGGACTAAATTCAAGGTGAATCATAAGATAGATCCCCGGTTTTCAGTTTCAGGTGATTTGGAATGGCGCATGAAAGATGATGTAAGTAAATTGGATCGTTGGGGACTTATTGTTGGTGGAAGTTACCGGCCTTATTCGTTTTTGAATCTGGGTATTGGCTATGAAACCCATCTTCGGTATTTGGGTGACCCGGGCTGGAAGTTCAGGCATCGCTATCATATAACTGCTACTGCCAGTTTTCGTTATCAATGGCTGAAAGTAGCTGTAAGGGAAAGATTCCAGCAGACTTTTGATAGTGGTAACTCTGAAACTCGCTTGCGTTCCCGCTTGAAATTTTCCTATGCTCCTACAAAGGGAATTGTTTCTCCTTATTTTTCTGTTGAAATCTATCAGAGTCTGGATGACGCTTCTTTTTGGAGAGCCGATCGTATGCGCTATCGTCCCGGAGTCGAAATTGCTTTAGCCAAACGTTGGTCGTTGGATACATTCTATTGTTATCAATATGCATCTTCACAAGGCAGACATATTGCCGGTATAGAAGTGGGATATTCTTTCTGA
- a CDS encoding RagB/SusD family nutrient uptake outer membrane protein produces the protein MKKYKLILFLSTAFLSVACTDSFFDLEPSSSVPTDKVYKTAEDFNVAVMGCYSKLQTQVSYFIECCEYRSDNLTLSAPTAGTQDRYDIDQFADKASNGILESAWANFNNGVYRCNLVLDRIDEANFDATLKKQYKGEALFIRALTYFNMYRLWGGIPMTYKVVTVAEALNIGRSSDQQVYDFLVGDLNRIINENMLPSSYASADMRRVTSGAAMALLGKIYLTFHKWTEARNVLSQLVGRYSLMTTPEQVFDVNNKMNDEIIFAVRFNKDVEGEGHGYWFSIINLTDDTNQTKALKECYKDGDKRKDLITYVKVENKVCVMNKFKDVKSETYNTVGNDQIILRYADVLLMYAEALNEISYSNLQNSEAMVALNAVHTRAGLSPLQITELPDQDSFRKAIMLERQQEFPYEGQRWFDLVRMGGAKEAVKAEGHIIQDYQFLYPIPKTELERINNTELLWQNTGY, from the coding sequence ATGAAAAAATATAAACTAATACTATTCTTGTCAACAGCTTTTTTATCAGTTGCCTGTACAGATAGTTTCTTTGATTTGGAGCCGAGTAGCAGTGTGCCTACCGACAAAGTATATAAGACAGCGGAAGATTTTAATGTAGCCGTGATGGGATGTTATTCCAAATTGCAGACACAGGTATCCTATTTTATAGAGTGTTGTGAATATCGGAGTGATAATCTGACATTGAGCGCGCCGACCGCCGGAACACAAGATCGTTATGATATCGATCAGTTTGCAGATAAAGCCTCTAATGGAATTCTCGAAAGTGCTTGGGCAAACTTTAATAATGGAGTCTATCGTTGTAATCTTGTATTAGATAGGATTGATGAAGCCAACTTCGACGCGACCCTTAAAAAACAATATAAAGGCGAAGCTCTTTTTATCCGTGCCCTTACCTATTTTAATATGTATCGTTTGTGGGGAGGAATACCGATGACTTATAAGGTAGTGACAGTGGCTGAAGCTCTTAATATCGGGCGTAGTTCAGATCAACAGGTTTATGATTTTCTTGTCGGTGATTTGAATCGGATTATTAATGAAAATATGTTGCCGTCTTCTTATGCAAGTGCCGATATGAGACGTGTGACTTCCGGTGCTGCAATGGCATTGCTCGGCAAGATTTACCTGACTTTCCACAAATGGACGGAAGCCCGTAATGTGCTATCCCAACTAGTGGGTCGATATTCTTTGATGACTACTCCCGAACAGGTTTTCGATGTGAACAATAAAATGAATGACGAGATTATTTTTGCCGTTCGTTTTAATAAAGATGTCGAAGGGGAAGGACATGGATATTGGTTCTCTATTATAAACCTGACTGATGATACCAATCAGACAAAGGCTTTGAAAGAGTGCTACAAAGATGGGGATAAACGCAAAGATCTGATTACCTATGTAAAGGTGGAAAACAAAGTATGCGTAATGAATAAATTTAAAGATGTCAAAAGTGAGACCTATAATACAGTCGGTAATGACCAAATTATCCTCCGTTATGCCGATGTGCTGTTGATGTACGCCGAAGCTTTGAATGAAATCAGTTATAGCAATTTGCAGAATTCAGAAGCTATGGTTGCTTTGAATGCCGTACATACCCGTGCCGGATTGTCTCCGCTTCAGATAACAGAACTTCCCGATCAGGATAGTTTCCGTAAAGCGATTATGTTGGAACGTCAACAGGAGTTTCCTTATGAGGGACAGCGTTGGTTCGATTTGGTACGTATGGGAGGTGCTAAAGAGGCTGTGAAAGCAGAAGGACATATTATTCAGGACTACCAATTCCTATATCCTATTCCAAAAACGGAATTGGAAAGAATAAACAACACAGAGCTGTTGTGGCAGAATACAGGATATTAA
- a CDS encoding glycerophosphodiester phosphodiesterase family protein, whose translation MKRIYNFILLLCLVQLAVAQNRIAEIRENLLGNHPDRILVVSHRADWRNAPENSLQGIQNCIDMGVDMVEIDLKRTKDGHLVVMHDKTINRTMTGKGPVEDYTLAELKAMRLKNGVACKTRHQIPTLEEVMLLCKGKIMVNIDKGYDYFQEVYIVLEKTGTVDHCVIKARLPYEQVKAENGAVLDKVIFMPIVQLHKKGAEAIIDSFQTHMKPAAYELVFDNDSPEVLNLIKKVRNTGSKLFINSLWPELCGGRDDDRAVELHQPDESWGWIINQGAKLIQTDRPALLLEYLRKKKLHD comes from the coding sequence ATGAAACGGATATATAACTTCATACTTCTTCTGTGTTTGGTGCAATTGGCTGTTGCCCAAAATAGAATAGCTGAAATCAGAGAAAATCTGCTGGGAAATCATCCGGATAGAATATTGGTTGTATCTCATCGGGCTGACTGGCGTAATGCCCCGGAAAACTCATTGCAAGGTATACAGAATTGCATCGATATGGGTGTCGATATGGTGGAGATCGACTTGAAAAGAACCAAAGACGGACATTTAGTAGTGATGCATGATAAAACGATCAATCGCACCATGACCGGAAAGGGACCGGTGGAAGATTATACATTGGCCGAATTGAAAGCGATGCGTCTTAAAAATGGAGTAGCTTGTAAGACAAGACATCAGATTCCTACATTGGAAGAAGTGATGTTGCTCTGCAAAGGTAAGATCATGGTAAATATTGATAAGGGGTATGATTATTTTCAGGAAGTTTATATTGTACTCGAAAAGACGGGAACGGTTGACCACTGTGTTATCAAAGCCCGTCTTCCTTATGAACAAGTGAAAGCCGAAAACGGCGCTGTATTGGATAAAGTGATTTTTATGCCTATTGTACAGTTGCATAAAAAAGGAGCCGAAGCCATTATTGACAGTTTTCAGACTCACATGAAGCCTGCTGCTTATGAGTTAGTATTTGATAATGATAGTCCGGAGGTTCTGAACCTGATAAAAAAAGTGCGTAATACAGGTTCCAAGTTGTTTATAAATTCCCTTTGGCCTGAATTATGTGGTGGTCGTGATGACGACCGTGCAGTGGAACTTCATCAACCGGACGAAAGCTGGGGATGGATCATTAATCAGGGTGCCAAATTAATTCAAACCGACCGTCCTGCCCTCTTATTGGAGTATCTGCGCAAAAAGAAGCTTCACGATTAA